In Halorientalis sp. LT38, a genomic segment contains:
- a CDS encoding metal-dependent hydrolase, protein MNKAGHVLNAVLLSIGLGYILEPAGDFGTFQTIAEVSVPVTLGALFPDVDTAFGRHRKTLHNFLVLGVFVAYPFVFDNLQYVWLGVLTHYVLDLLGSKRGLALLYPWEEEFSLPVGVSTSSKWATPMTLAVTGFELLVVALLLVFAPAYVPPELIEHGTRAFGL, encoded by the coding sequence ATGAACAAAGCGGGCCACGTCCTGAACGCCGTGCTCCTGAGCATCGGCCTGGGCTACATCCTCGAACCGGCCGGCGACTTCGGGACCTTCCAGACAATCGCCGAGGTCTCCGTCCCCGTCACGCTCGGCGCGCTCTTCCCCGACGTCGACACCGCCTTCGGCCGCCACCGCAAGACGCTGCACAACTTCCTCGTCCTCGGCGTGTTCGTGGCCTACCCCTTCGTCTTCGACAACCTCCAGTACGTCTGGCTGGGCGTGCTGACCCACTACGTGCTCGACCTGCTCGGCAGCAAGCGCGGACTGGCCCTCCTGTACCCCTGGGAGGAGGAGTTCTCCCTCCCCGTGGGCGTCTCGACCTCCAGCAAGTGGGCCACCCCGATGACCCTCGCCGTCACCGGGTTCGAGCTACTCGTCGTGGCGCTCCTGCTCGTCTTCGCACCCGCCTACGTCCCGCCGGAACTGATCGAACACGGGACGCGGGCCTTCGGTCTGTGA
- a CDS encoding DUF7565 family protein: protein MPHWECAIEGDTDRYERVEDLIIHQATEHDRIECQVCGTVLPDGYFAIRHAFDEHSRAEYVRAYDATSDEVRRREKVKEAIEETADINEVIDRLEGTGR, encoded by the coding sequence ATGCCACACTGGGAGTGCGCGATCGAGGGCGACACCGACCGATACGAGCGCGTCGAGGACCTCATCATCCACCAGGCCACCGAACACGACCGCATCGAGTGCCAGGTCTGCGGGACCGTCCTCCCCGACGGCTACTTCGCGATCCGTCACGCCTTCGACGAACACAGCCGCGCCGAGTACGTCCGCGCCTACGACGCGACCAGCGACGAAGTCCGCCGCCGCGAGAAGGTCAAAGAGGCCATCGAAGAGACCGCCGACATCAACGAAGTCATCGACCGCCTCGAAGGCACCGGGCGCTGA
- a CDS encoding CinA family protein, translating to MREYASDPPVEQTVGDRLREAGQTVAVAEGCTGGLVAALLTAEPGASDFLDRALVPYSYDSLRELLAIDRETLDEHGVVSEQTTRALARAVRDTAGTTWGLATAGVAGPDGGTAEKPVGTTFVGVAFAGEWGSGESGATVDRYRIEGDRATVRERAARRALSDLASHVADRGD from the coding sequence ATGCGCGAGTACGCGTCGGACCCACCCGTCGAACAGACCGTGGGGGACCGACTCCGCGAGGCCGGCCAGACCGTGGCCGTCGCCGAGGGCTGCACCGGCGGGCTGGTCGCGGCGCTGTTGACCGCCGAACCGGGCGCCAGCGACTTCCTCGACCGGGCGCTCGTCCCCTACTCCTACGACTCCCTGCGAGAACTGCTCGCGATCGATCGCGAGACGCTGGACGAACACGGCGTGGTCAGCGAGCAGACCACGCGAGCACTGGCGCGGGCCGTCCGCGACACGGCGGGGACGACCTGGGGACTCGCGACCGCCGGCGTCGCCGGGCCCGACGGCGGGACCGCCGAGAAACCCGTCGGCACTACCTTCGTCGGCGTCGCCTTCGCCGGCGAGTGGGGCAGCGGGGAGTCGGGCGCGACGGTCGACCGCTACCGGATCGAGGGCGACCGCGCGACGGTCCGCGAGCGAGCGGCCCGGCGGGCGCTGTCGGACCTCGCCAGTCACGTCGCCGATCGCGGCGACTGA
- a CDS encoding transcription elongation factor Spt5 yields the protein MGIFAVKTTASQERTVADMIMNREEPSIHAALAPDSLTSYVMVEADDHAVFERISDEIPHMRGVVQGKSSIAEVEHFLSPKPDVEGIAEGDIVELIAGPFKGEKAQVQRIDESKDQVTVELYEATVPIPVTVRGDQIRVLDSEER from the coding sequence ATGGGTATCTTCGCAGTCAAAACCACGGCCAGTCAGGAGCGCACCGTCGCGGACATGATCATGAACCGCGAGGAGCCGTCGATCCACGCCGCCCTCGCACCCGACAGCCTCACCAGCTACGTGATGGTCGAGGCCGACGACCACGCCGTCTTCGAGCGCATCTCCGACGAGATCCCCCACATGCGCGGGGTCGTCCAGGGGAAGAGTTCGATCGCCGAGGTCGAGCACTTCCTCTCGCCGAAACCCGACGTGGAGGGGATCGCCGAGGGCGACATCGTCGAACTCATCGCCGGCCCGTTCAAGGGCGAGAAGGCCCAGGTCCAGCGGATCGACGAGTCCAAGGATCAGGTCACCGTCGAGCTGTACGAGGCGACGGTCCCGATTCCCGTCACCGTGCGCGGGGACCAGATTCGCGTGCTGGACTCTGAGGAACGCTAA
- a CDS encoding protein translocase SEC61 complex subunit gamma yields the protein MQVPYDLTSYVRVLKLASTPSWEEFSQIAKIAGAGIVLVGLLGFIIFLLMSFIPA from the coding sequence ATGCAAGTACCGTACGACCTCACCTCCTACGTTCGGGTGCTGAAACTCGCGAGCACTCCGTCGTGGGAAGAGTTCTCCCAGATCGCCAAGATCGCGGGGGCCGGGATCGTCCTGGTCGGCCTGCTGGGCTTCATCATCTTCCTGCTCATGAGCTTCATCCCCGCCTAA
- a CDS encoding PHP-associated domain-containing protein, whose protein sequence is MAGGASDDGFRVDMHVKILDDEVVRRAKARGLDALVYAPHFTRLPDIREAAARYSDDELLVVPARELFTGDWRSRRHVLAVGLSDPVPDFLTLEGTMAELRRQNAAVLVPHPEFLTVSLDIEQIREYREQIDAVEVYNPKHWKRDNRRALEIARDTGLPTFASSYAHLPKTVGEVWTSFREPMESTEDLVTALQAGAPRRIFHREGLDHRLRKTAEFAHLFWENTYKKFDRIYLQGTEPTHPGHIFYRDEFDDVRLY, encoded by the coding sequence ATGGCTGGTGGGGCGAGCGACGACGGGTTCCGGGTCGACATGCACGTGAAGATCCTCGACGACGAGGTAGTCCGCCGGGCGAAAGCCCGGGGGCTGGACGCGCTGGTTTACGCGCCACACTTCACCCGGCTGCCGGATATCCGCGAGGCGGCCGCGCGCTACTCCGACGACGAGTTGCTGGTGGTCCCCGCCCGGGAACTGTTCACCGGCGACTGGCGCTCGCGCCGACACGTCCTCGCCGTCGGCCTCTCCGACCCGGTGCCGGACTTTCTGACCCTCGAAGGCACCATGGCGGAGCTCCGTCGGCAGAACGCCGCCGTCCTGGTGCCCCACCCCGAGTTCCTGACGGTGAGCCTGGATATCGAACAGATCCGGGAGTACCGCGAGCAGATAGACGCCGTGGAGGTGTACAACCCCAAACACTGGAAGCGGGACAACCGGCGGGCCCTCGAGATCGCCCGCGACACGGGCCTGCCGACCTTCGCCTCCTCCTACGCCCACCTGCCGAAGACGGTGGGCGAGGTGTGGACCAGCTTCCGGGAACCGATGGAGAGCACGGAGGACCTCGTGACCGCGTTACAGGCGGGGGCGCCGCGGCGGATCTTCCACCGCGAGGGGCTCGATCACCGACTTCGAAAGACGGCGGAGTTCGCACACCTGTTCTGGGAGAACACGTACAAGAAGTTCGACCGGATCTACCTGCAGGGAACCGAACCGACCCACCCGGGACACATCTTCTACCGCGACGAGTTCGACGACGTCCGGCTGTACTGA
- a CDS encoding ATP-dependent DNA helicase produces MSDREGAGASAAEGDADAEADEPAWRRYFGYDEPYENQPDAVESAIQVGRANGYLAMEGPCGTGKTMAALTAAATLVREDDYESVVVVTPVKQQLDQFVEDLRVINSGLDQPLDGIALVGKRDLCPYGREDVFPRDASVHDRCEDLREDTAHLVESDGGSEAHRPAAADAAVPGDGDEDDQWWDPQRASDLAKAARRDPEQFNTMADDRLETAGVESPYRSEQPRAPEEMVDGDDPPLFCPFEADWYARNKGSPVDFTDGEENVLTSEQFLPESVVHGTCPHRAMSVLLGEADVVVGNYNHLFDPKSRPLLSAVLDENTFVIVDEAHRLEGRVRDLLSDRVGRHTLVRARNDCNQLLQLRGQSREHEREVDDRLSSHDVPVEAIETARDFYDDLVRWLDDRVTDHLDDEFGRGWERDLDSLPEEDLEVPLRDPEAEEVDDLTEWAESQDYTGGLWRSLAGVGTAIETTLDELGENRQCVAAAVGAVMGNWYERDHVTAFREIELEHSPSEKGATANPWQEVYTAGLLLYDCMPAEALRGIFDELGGGVLMSATLEPLDVFTRVSGLDAIERTGTGGLAASDEDPGRPVQTRSYGLGFPEENRASWQVDATAYTARNRGDPVRDHDNRVRDEYEQVLRTVARSPGNVMIAMPNYQEAAWAGDYLREVVEKPVLVDESSSNEATEELKREFFRGPGKVLVTSTRGTLTEGVDYDGDKLHACAVVGIPLVNIGSPRVRAVRTAYGRAFGDDVAFEYALTVPAVRRARQAIGRVIRGTEEEGVRLLVGERYGPDAVHSVHEYLSPAERREFVRMTPDFLASQFESFWSERTAPE; encoded by the coding sequence ATGAGCGATCGCGAGGGCGCCGGGGCGTCGGCGGCGGAGGGAGACGCCGATGCGGAAGCCGACGAACCCGCCTGGCGGCGGTACTTCGGCTACGACGAACCCTACGAGAACCAGCCCGACGCCGTCGAGTCGGCCATCCAGGTCGGGCGCGCGAACGGCTACCTCGCGATGGAGGGCCCCTGTGGGACGGGGAAGACGATGGCCGCGCTGACGGCGGCGGCCACCCTCGTCCGCGAGGACGACTACGAGAGCGTGGTGGTCGTCACGCCCGTCAAACAGCAACTCGACCAGTTCGTCGAGGACCTCCGGGTGATCAATTCCGGTCTGGATCAGCCCCTCGACGGCATCGCCCTCGTGGGGAAGCGCGACCTCTGTCCCTACGGCCGCGAGGACGTCTTCCCCCGGGACGCGAGCGTCCACGACCGCTGTGAGGACCTCCGGGAGGACACCGCCCACCTCGTCGAATCCGACGGCGGGAGCGAGGCCCATCGCCCGGCCGCGGCCGACGCCGCGGTCCCCGGTGACGGCGACGAGGACGACCAGTGGTGGGACCCCCAGCGCGCGAGCGACCTGGCCAAGGCCGCCCGCCGCGACCCCGAGCAGTTCAACACGATGGCCGACGACCGCCTGGAGACCGCCGGCGTCGAGTCGCCCTACCGGAGCGAACAGCCCCGCGCGCCCGAGGAGATGGTCGACGGCGACGACCCGCCGCTGTTCTGCCCCTTCGAGGCGGACTGGTACGCGCGCAACAAGGGCTCGCCCGTCGACTTCACCGACGGCGAGGAGAACGTCCTCACCTCGGAGCAGTTCCTGCCCGAATCGGTCGTCCACGGCACCTGTCCCCACCGCGCGATGAGCGTCCTGCTCGGCGAAGCCGACGTCGTCGTCGGCAACTACAATCACCTGTTCGACCCCAAGTCCCGCCCGCTGCTCTCGGCGGTGCTCGACGAGAACACCTTCGTGATCGTGGACGAAGCGCATCGGCTGGAGGGCAGAGTCCGCGACCTGCTCTCCGATCGGGTCGGTCGCCACACGCTCGTTCGCGCGCGCAACGACTGCAACCAGTTGCTCCAGCTACGGGGTCAGAGCCGCGAACACGAGCGCGAGGTCGACGACCGCCTGTCGAGTCACGACGTGCCCGTCGAGGCCATCGAGACCGCGCGGGACTTCTACGACGACCTCGTGCGCTGGCTCGACGACCGGGTGACCGACCACCTCGACGACGAGTTCGGCCGCGGCTGGGAGCGGGACCTCGACTCCCTGCCCGAGGAGGACCTGGAGGTCCCCCTGCGCGATCCGGAGGCCGAGGAAGTCGACGACCTGACCGAGTGGGCCGAAAGCCAGGACTACACGGGTGGCCTGTGGCGGTCGCTGGCTGGCGTCGGGACCGCGATCGAGACGACGCTGGACGAACTCGGCGAGAACCGCCAGTGCGTGGCCGCGGCGGTCGGCGCCGTCATGGGCAACTGGTACGAGCGCGACCACGTCACCGCCTTCCGCGAAATCGAACTCGAACACTCCCCCTCCGAGAAAGGCGCGACCGCGAACCCCTGGCAGGAGGTCTACACCGCCGGCCTCCTGCTCTACGACTGCATGCCCGCGGAGGCGCTCAGGGGCATCTTCGACGAACTCGGCGGCGGGGTCCTGATGAGCGCGACGCTGGAACCGCTCGACGTGTTCACCAGGGTCTCGGGACTGGACGCCATCGAGCGCACGGGGACCGGCGGCCTCGCGGCCTCCGACGAGGACCCCGGCCGGCCGGTCCAGACCAGATCCTACGGCCTCGGCTTCCCCGAGGAGAACCGGGCGAGCTGGCAGGTCGACGCGACGGCCTACACCGCCCGCAACCGCGGCGACCCGGTGCGCGACCACGATAACCGCGTCCGCGACGAGTACGAGCAGGTGCTCCGGACCGTGGCGCGCAGCCCCGGCAACGTCATGATCGCCATGCCGAACTACCAGGAGGCCGCCTGGGCCGGCGACTACCTCCGCGAGGTGGTCGAGAAGCCGGTCCTCGTCGACGAGAGCTCCAGCAACGAGGCCACCGAGGAGCTGAAGCGAGAGTTCTTCCGCGGGCCCGGAAAAGTCCTCGTCACGAGCACGCGCGGGACGCTCACCGAGGGCGTCGACTACGACGGCGACAAACTCCACGCCTGCGCCGTCGTGGGCATCCCGCTGGTCAACATCGGCTCGCCCCGCGTCCGCGCGGTCCGGACCGCCTACGGCCGCGCGTTCGGCGACGACGTGGCGTTCGAGTACGCCCTGACGGTCCCCGCGGTCAGGCGCGCCCGCCAGGCCATCGGCCGGGTCATCAGGGGCACCGAGGAGGAGGGCGTCAGGCTCCTCGTGGGGGAGCGCTACGGCCCCGACGCGGTCCACTCGGTCCACGAGTACCTCTCCCCGGCCGAGCGCCGGGAGTTCGTCAGGATGACGCCGGACTTCCTCGCCTCGCAGTTCGAGTCGTTCTGGAGCGAGCGGACCGCTCCGGAGTGA
- a CDS encoding D-aminoacyl-tRNA deacylase: MLGVVVSRADRASEHVGEHLLDLLDWDRIDPDDGDAVAAYRAEGAELREFEDWHLELDGIAGAFEADLDLLVFASRHSGETGPLLTAHHTGNFGPAEHGGEPNALARACPHAHSEVLEALETHAPADYDVGMECTHHGPTDVGVPSMFVEVGSGEPQWEDPAAAEAVARAILDLRGVAPDADPEPATPAATGETGPETVRRHLVGFGGNHYAPRFTRIVRETDWAVGHLAADWGLDAMGDPAQNRDLVEAAFAESAATHAVIDGDHPDLAAEIEALGYRTVGETWVQEVTGVPVALATRLEAALSPVAEGLRFGDPARDAAPDADFETVSLPEALFEAAQGVDQDRSRAIVAERALAFETDENGNRVAGDAALASGEAYEAIIDGIVSLLEAGYDAVERQADAVVVRTETFDPGKAKTLGVPEGPKFGRLSAGEPVEVNGRTIPPAEVRSQREDRFPL, from the coding sequence ATGCTCGGCGTCGTCGTCTCCCGTGCCGACCGGGCCTCGGAACACGTCGGCGAGCACCTGCTCGACCTGCTCGACTGGGACCGGATCGACCCCGACGACGGGGACGCGGTCGCCGCCTACCGGGCCGAGGGCGCGGAACTCCGCGAGTTCGAGGACTGGCACCTCGAACTCGACGGGATCGCCGGGGCGTTCGAGGCCGACCTCGACCTCCTGGTCTTCGCATCCCGCCACAGCGGTGAAACGGGGCCGCTGCTCACCGCCCATCACACGGGCAACTTCGGACCGGCCGAACACGGCGGCGAGCCGAACGCCCTGGCGCGGGCCTGTCCGCACGCACACAGCGAGGTCCTCGAGGCCCTCGAAACGCACGCACCAGCGGACTACGACGTGGGGATGGAGTGCACCCACCACGGGCCGACCGACGTGGGCGTCCCGTCGATGTTCGTCGAGGTCGGTAGCGGCGAGCCCCAGTGGGAGGATCCGGCCGCCGCCGAGGCCGTGGCGCGGGCGATCCTCGACCTCCGCGGGGTCGCGCCCGACGCCGACCCGGAGCCGGCCACCCCGGCTGCGACGGGCGAAACCGGCCCCGAAACCGTCCGCCGCCACCTCGTGGGGTTCGGCGGCAACCACTACGCGCCGCGGTTCACCCGGATCGTCCGCGAGACCGACTGGGCGGTCGGCCACCTGGCCGCCGACTGGGGACTGGACGCGATGGGCGACCCGGCCCAGAACCGGGACCTCGTCGAAGCCGCCTTCGCGGAGAGCGCGGCCACCCACGCCGTGATCGACGGCGACCACCCCGACCTCGCCGCCGAGATCGAGGCGCTGGGATACCGAACCGTCGGCGAGACGTGGGTGCAGGAGGTGACCGGCGTCCCCGTCGCGCTCGCCACGCGGCTCGAGGCGGCGCTCTCTCCGGTCGCGGAGGGGCTCCGCTTCGGCGACCCCGCTCGCGACGCCGCGCCCGACGCGGACTTCGAGACCGTCTCGCTCCCCGAAGCGCTGTTCGAGGCGGCCCAGGGGGTCGACCAGGATCGATCCAGGGCCATCGTGGCCGAGCGGGCCCTGGCATTCGAGACCGACGAGAACGGCAACCGGGTCGCGGGCGACGCAGCCCTCGCGTCCGGGGAAGCGTACGAGGCGATTATCGACGGTATCGTCTCCCTACTGGAGGCGGGGTACGACGCGGTCGAGCGGCAGGCAGACGCCGTCGTCGTCCGGACCGAGACGTTCGATCCCGGGAAGGCGAAGACGCTGGGCGTCCCGGAGGGCCCGAAGTTCGGTCGCCTGTCAGCCGGCGAACCCGTGGAAGTCAACGGACGGACGATTCCGCCCGCCGAGGTCCGCTCGCAACGGGAGGACCGCTTTCCCCTCTGA
- the ftsZ gene encoding cell division protein FtsZ — translation MDSIINDAMEESEEEPAQSPEEPENSGTASAEDVSTSGQMSDEELASVVKDLETKITVVGCGGAGGNTVTRMMEEGIHGAKLVAANTDAQHLADEVKADTKILIGKKRTGGRGAGSVPKIGEEAAQENIEDIQQSIDGSDMVFVTAGLGGGTGTGAAPVVAQAAQEAGALTIAIVTIPFTAEGERRRANADAGLERLRAVSDTVIVVPNDRLLDYAPSMPLQDAFKICDRVLMRSVKGMTELITKPGLVNVDFADVRTIMENGGVAMIGLGESDSENKAQDSIRSALRSPLLDVEFDGANSALVNVVGGPDMSIEEAEGVVEEIYDRIDPDARIIWGASVNQDFEGKMETMIVVTGVESPQIYGKNETEVEQAAENLGDDIDYVE, via the coding sequence ATGGACTCCATTATTAACGACGCCATGGAGGAGAGCGAGGAGGAGCCGGCACAGAGTCCGGAGGAACCGGAAAACAGCGGGACCGCGTCCGCCGAAGACGTCTCGACTTCGGGACAGATGTCCGACGAGGAACTGGCGAGCGTCGTCAAGGACCTCGAGACGAAGATCACGGTGGTCGGTTGCGGCGGCGCGGGCGGCAACACGGTCACCCGGATGATGGAGGAGGGCATCCACGGCGCGAAACTGGTCGCCGCCAACACGGACGCCCAGCACCTCGCGGACGAGGTGAAGGCCGACACGAAGATCCTCATCGGCAAGAAGCGCACCGGCGGCCGCGGCGCGGGCTCGGTCCCCAAGATCGGCGAGGAGGCCGCTCAGGAGAACATCGAGGACATCCAGCAATCCATCGACGGCTCGGACATGGTGTTCGTCACGGCGGGTCTCGGCGGCGGGACCGGTACCGGCGCGGCCCCGGTGGTCGCCCAGGCCGCACAGGAGGCCGGCGCGCTGACCATCGCCATCGTGACCATCCCCTTCACCGCGGAGGGTGAGCGACGGCGGGCCAACGCCGACGCGGGCCTCGAACGCCTGCGCGCCGTCTCCGACACGGTCATCGTCGTCCCCAACGACCGCCTGCTCGACTACGCGCCCTCCATGCCGCTGCAGGACGCCTTCAAGATCTGCGACCGCGTGCTGATGCGCTCGGTCAAGGGCATGACCGAACTGATCACCAAGCCCGGCCTCGTCAACGTCGACTTCGCCGACGTTCGGACGATCATGGAGAACGGCGGCGTCGCCATGATCGGCCTCGGCGAGTCCGACTCGGAGAACAAGGCCCAGGATTCGATCAGATCGGCACTCAGATCGCCCCTCCTGGACGTGGAGTTCGACGGGGCCAACTCCGCCCTCGTGAACGTCGTCGGTGGGCCGGACATGTCCATCGAGGAAGCGGAGGGCGTCGTCGAGGAGATCTACGACCGGATCGATCCGGATGCGCGGATCATCTGGGGCGCCAGCGTCAACCAGGACTTCGAGGGCAAAATGGAGACCATGATCGTCGTCACGGGCGTCGAGAGCCCACAGATCTACGGCAAGAACGAGACGGAGGTCGAACAGGCAGCCGAGAACCTGGGCGACGACATCGACTACGTCGAGTAA
- a CDS encoding pyridoxal phosphate-dependent aminotransferase has protein sequence MDYERPQFFRVMQYADAASGDVVDMVSGNPDWEPPEALRDGLAEYAEAEPDRFQYPASEGLRALREEIAARRGVDVRQVLVTNGAGEANHLAWAAALARDAGDEVLLTDPVYPYYAGRTNLLGGTPRYVDVEEDGRLDPDAVRAAASDDTALIAVNTPNNPTGAIYPEDALRELVDVAETYDALLVSDEVYDHFDYEEAFASALAIDSDRRIVTNSFSKSLAITGFRVGYTVVPGPLVDGFRTRHMLTNVTTSRPAQYAVLRALRETPPDYFARNRDLLRSRIAAFTDALDEAGAAYTTPEGSFYVMARFEGFPGTMANVERLIDEAGVAGMPGAAFGESRTDWFRFALVTPRVETAAERLADYFD, from the coding sequence ATGGACTACGAGCGGCCGCAGTTCTTTCGGGTGATGCAGTACGCGGACGCGGCGTCGGGGGACGTCGTCGACATGGTGAGCGGGAACCCGGACTGGGAGCCACCGGAGGCGCTCCGTGACGGTCTGGCCGAGTACGCCGAGGCCGAACCCGACCGATTCCAGTACCCCGCCAGCGAGGGGCTCCGGGCGCTCAGGGAGGAGATCGCGGCCCGCCGCGGCGTCGACGTCCGGCAGGTGCTCGTCACGAACGGCGCTGGGGAGGCCAACCACCTCGCGTGGGCCGCCGCGCTCGCTCGCGACGCCGGCGACGAGGTGCTCCTCACCGATCCGGTCTACCCCTACTACGCCGGGCGGACGAACCTGCTCGGCGGGACGCCGCGGTACGTCGACGTCGAGGAGGATGGCCGGCTGGACCCCGACGCCGTCAGGGCCGCGGCGAGCGACGACACGGCGCTGATCGCGGTCAACACGCCGAACAACCCCACCGGCGCGATCTATCCAGAAGACGCCCTCCGCGAACTCGTCGACGTCGCCGAGACCTACGACGCCCTGCTGGTCAGCGACGAGGTGTACGATCACTTCGATTACGAGGAGGCCTTCGCGAGCGCGCTGGCGATCGACTCCGACCGGCGGATCGTCACCAACTCCTTCTCGAAGTCGCTCGCGATCACCGGGTTCCGCGTGGGCTACACCGTCGTCCCCGGCCCGCTGGTCGACGGGTTCCGCACGCGGCACATGCTGACCAACGTGACGACCAGTCGGCCGGCCCAGTACGCCGTCCTGCGCGCGCTCCGGGAGACGCCGCCGGACTACTTCGCGCGCAACCGCGACCTGCTCCGCTCCCGGATCGCGGCGTTCACCGACGCGCTGGACGAGGCGGGGGCCGCGTACACGACGCCCGAGGGGAGTTTCTACGTCATGGCGCGCTTCGAGGGCTTCCCCGGGACGATGGCGAACGTCGAGCGGCTGATCGACGAGGCGGGCGTCGCCGGGATGCCCGGAGCAGCGTTCGGCGAGTCGCGGACCGACTGGTTCCGGTTCGCCCTCGTCACCCCGCGGGTCGAGACGGCCGCCGAGCGCCTGGCCGACTACTTCGACTGA